A genomic segment from Arcobacter acticola encodes:
- a CDS encoding response regulator transcription factor encodes MKNKILLLEDDLNLSETVAEYFDEQGFEVVCVYDGDDAISSIYENHFDLLLLDVNVPNKNGFDVLKEIRAQNNNVPAIFTTSLNSMNSLEEGYISGCDDYIRKPFELRELLFRVQTILKREFSQKSDVINITENITFNSISNELKNNNEEIKLNLKELKLLKFFLQHPNELLSHDRIYDHVWDYDEEYSDNSLRTYIKNLRKILGKDKIVSLKKLGYRFNQ; translated from the coding sequence ATGAAAAATAAAATATTATTATTAGAAGATGATTTAAATTTAAGTGAAACTGTTGCTGAATACTTTGATGAACAGGGATTTGAGGTAGTTTGTGTTTATGATGGAGATGATGCTATTTCTTCTATTTATGAAAATCATTTTGACTTATTGCTTCTTGATGTTAATGTACCTAATAAAAATGGTTTTGATGTTTTAAAAGAAATTAGAGCTCAAAACAATAATGTTCCAGCAATTTTCACAACTTCTTTAAATTCAATGAATTCTCTTGAAGAGGGATATATAAGTGGTTGTGATGATTATATTAGAAAGCCATTTGAGTTAAGAGAGCTTTTATTTCGCGTACAAACTATTTTAAAAAGAGAATTTTCTCAAAAAAGTGATGTAATAAATATTACAGAAAATATAACATTTAATTCTATATCAAATGAGTTAAAAAACAATAATGAAGAAATAAAACTAAATTTAAAAGAATTAAAGCTTTTAAAATTCTTTTTACAACATCCAAATGAACTTTTATCTCATGATAGAATTTATGATCATGTTTGGGATTATGACGAAGAGTATAGTGATAACTCTTTACGAACATATATAAAAAATCTAAGAAAAATATTAGGGAAAGATAAAATTGTTAGTCTTAAAAAACTCGGGTATAGATTTAACCAGTAG
- a CDS encoding GIY-YIG nuclease family protein — MINHLYHKQKINIKNTIFYFDYEENSIQFYKNEFDELLMIYTNNSEYRIYDKDRKIKYIIDYSNSKTFSEKNYYNDELTYENIYYKESKKLKYLNKYNSFGNICTTYKYRDKLKEIIKYKDCKIFELYNRNNKFIEYKLKNIELLNEGYVYILSNNLFNGFKIGMTKNKPEKRIKNLNTSVPVDYELEYYMYFNDRKKAEREIQSKLDNIKREFYSNNLEEIKKVFAQVKWEFESKFYADI, encoded by the coding sequence GTGATTAACCACCTATACCACAAGCAAAAAATAAATATTAAAAATACCATTTTTTATTTTGATTATGAAGAAAATAGTATTCAATTTTATAAAAATGAATTTGATGAATTATTAATGATATATACAAATAACTCAGAGTATAGAATTTATGATAAAGATAGAAAGATAAAGTATATTATTGATTATAGTAATTCTAAAACTTTTTCTGAAAAAAATTATTATAATGATGAACTGACTTATGAAAATATTTATTATAAAGAAAGTAAAAAATTAAAATATTTAAATAAATACAATTCATTTGGGAATATATGTACAACCTATAAATATAGAGATAAGTTAAAGGAAATTATTAAATATAAAGATTGCAAAATATTTGAGTTATATAATAGGAACAATAAATTTATTGAATATAAATTAAAAAATATTGAATTATTGAATGAAGGATATGTTTACATACTTTCAAATAATCTTTTTAATGGATTTAAAATTGGTATGACAAAAAATAAGCCTGAAAAAAGAATTAAAAATTTAAATACTTCTGTACCTGTAGATTATGAGCTAGAATATTATATGTATTTCAATGATAGGAAAAAAGCAGAACGAGAAATACAATCTAAATTGGATAATATAAAAAGAGAATTTTATTCAAATAACTTGGAAGAAATAAAAAAAGTATTTGCTCAAGTTAAGTGGGAATTTGAATCAAAGTTTTATGCTGATATTTGA
- a CDS encoding type II toxin-antitoxin system VapC family toxin: MYLLDTNTIIYFFKGLGDISKNLFNISPKEIFIPSIVVYELEVGIAKSNDSQKSEEQLKRLLSQLTIIDFTQKEAIQSAKIRADLEKKGTPIGSIDVLIAGCAKANNLILVTRNTKEFQRVENLQLVDWY, translated from the coding sequence ATGTATTTATTAGATACAAATACAATAATTTATTTTTTCAAAGGTTTAGGTGATATTTCAAAAAACTTATTTAATATTTCCCCAAAAGAGATTTTTATTCCCTCAATTGTAGTTTATGAACTTGAAGTTGGGATTGCAAAATCAAATGATAGTCAAAAAAGTGAAGAACAACTAAAAAGACTTTTATCTCAACTTACAATAATTGATTTCACTCAAAAAGAGGCTATTCAAAGTGCAAAAATAAGAGCAGATTTAGAAAAAAAAGGAACACCAATAGGCTCTATAGATGTTTTAATTGCAGGTTGTGCAAAAGCTAATAATCTTATTTTAGTCACTAGAAATACAAAAGAGTTTCAAAGGGTTGAAAATTTGCAATTAGTTGATTGGTATTAA
- a CDS encoding NAD(P)-binding protein: MKKIDIAIIGSGIGGSLTAALNKNKDIVVFEKDHNLGGCASTFKRFGAYFNSGATTFVGYENGHIIKNIFDKVGLKPDILQSEIAIRNIQGNKKVDRVQNFEEFLTQLNNVYYHKNNRVFWTKIKQIDEKFWKLKHIYFAKYSLKAFFKSSIFILELLKEFKTDLLISADKFINDTLPNISAEYKAFIDSQLLITLQTTSQNATLLSMSLGLAYPFHKVFYVNGGMGKLIEDLLKDVKVNKNEQVISIQKNDKQYILKTTKDEYLCNKVVLNSTIFDSSKLFEDEKIKSYFQGFKFGDQSAFVVYLKLNIKKELIHHYQIVLNKQIPNCISNSFFVSLSDINDEKMSKDGLSLTISTHSKAIFWEGLTKKEYEEKKEETKEFIIKEFLKYFDTVKEENITRSFAATSKTFYSFINRTNCGGKPINIKSAFSLPSCNTPFKGLYNVGDTVFAGQGWPGVAIGVNVLNKELNKI, from the coding sequence ATGAAAAAAATTGATATAGCTATTATTGGAAGTGGAATAGGTGGCTCTTTAACAGCAGCACTTAATAAAAATAAAGATATTGTAGTTTTTGAGAAAGATCATAATCTTGGGGGTTGCGCATCTACTTTTAAAAGATTTGGAGCTTATTTTAATTCAGGAGCTACAACTTTTGTGGGATACGAAAATGGTCATATAATCAAAAATATTTTTGATAAAGTTGGTTTAAAACCTGATATTTTACAAAGTGAAATTGCCATTAGAAATATTCAAGGAAATAAAAAAGTAGATAGAGTTCAAAATTTTGAAGAGTTTTTAACTCAGTTAAACAATGTTTATTATCATAAAAACAATAGAGTTTTTTGGACGAAGATAAAACAAATAGATGAAAAATTCTGGAAATTAAAACATATCTATTTTGCAAAATATTCTCTAAAAGCCTTTTTTAAATCTTCAATTTTTATTCTTGAGCTTTTAAAAGAGTTTAAAACAGATTTACTTATAAGTGCTGATAAATTTATAAATGATACTTTGCCAAATATAAGTGCTGAATACAAAGCTTTTATTGATTCACAACTTTTAATAACTCTTCAAACTACATCTCAAAATGCAACACTTTTATCTATGAGTTTAGGTTTAGCATATCCTTTTCATAAGGTTTTTTATGTAAATGGTGGAATGGGAAAACTAATTGAAGATTTATTAAAAGATGTAAAAGTTAATAAAAATGAACAAGTAATATCAATACAAAAAAATGATAAGCAATATATTTTAAAAACCACAAAAGATGAATATTTATGTAATAAAGTAGTTTTAAATTCAACTATTTTTGACAGCTCAAAACTTTTTGAAGATGAAAAAATAAAATCATATTTTCAAGGATTTAAATTTGGTGATCAAAGTGCTTTTGTTGTTTATCTGAAATTAAATATCAAAAAAGAGTTAATACATCACTATCAAATAGTTTTAAATAAACAAATTCCAAATTGTATTTCAAACTCATTTTTTGTTTCATTAAGTGATATTAATGATGAAAAAATGTCAAAAGATGGATTAAGTCTTACAATCTCAACTCACTCAAAAGCAATATTTTGGGAAGGCTTAACAAAAAAAGAGTATGAAGAGAAAAAAGAAGAAACAAAAGAGTTTATTATTAAAGAGTTTTTAAAATATTTTGATACTGTAAAAGAAGAAAATATCACAAGAAGTTTCGCAGCAACTTCTAAAACTTTTTACTCTTTTATAAATAGAACAAATTGTGGTGGAAAACCAATAAACATAAAATCAGCTTTTAGCCTACCTTCTTGTAATACTCCTTTTAAAGGATTATACAATGTAGGAGATACAGTTTTTGCAGGACAAGGCTGGCCTGGTGTTGCTATTGGAGTTAATGTTTTAAACAAAGAATTAAATAAAATATAA
- a CDS encoding 3'-5' exonuclease, whose amino-acid sequence MIIIDFETNSSNIGDVIEVAAVRIDKEYKILDKFHRYYLSRYPVNYFSYAVHRLTPELILDYRKDKSYCSYFTEDDDFLEFCSNCDTLVAHNISFELRHIDRKVTFKNHICTMSENKNIVKVYGKSGRLKNPKLDETCLYYGIEFDGDKYHSATYDVTKTYEILKRMNLTL is encoded by the coding sequence ATGATAATAATAGATTTTGAAACAAATAGTAGCAATATTGGTGATGTAATAGAAGTAGCAGCTGTTAGAATTGATAAGGAGTATAAAATCTTAGATAAATTTCATAGATATTATTTATCAAGATATCCAGTGAATTATTTCTCTTATGCGGTTCATAGACTTACTCCTGAGTTAATTTTAGATTATAGAAAAGACAAATCTTATTGTTCTTATTTTACAGAAGATGATGATTTTTTAGAGTTTTGTTCAAATTGTGATACTTTAGTAGCTCATAATATCTCTTTTGAGTTAAGACATATAGACAGAAAAGTTACTTTTAAAAATCATATTTGCACAATGAGTGAAAATAAAAACATAGTAAAAGTTTATGGAAAAAGTGGAAGATTAAAAAATCCAAAATTAGACGAAACATGTCTATACTATGGAATAGAATTTGATGGAGATAAATATCATAGTGCAACTTATGATGTGACAAAAACCTATGAAATTTTAAAAAGAATGAATTTAACTCTATAA
- a CDS encoding sensor histidine kinase translates to MQSVELKITLKDWIYITIIGAFFGFFISLCFYFLSYDLQNISTIIFSTSSAIFISLFSFFLITISNKFILPKVKQKFWYLISFIFSFLSGFLGFSFSFLLFSFGDFKIIYILSSFWIYISITIGFLTFLVGLILHQFISMKYKNESIKSQMLETKLKALENELNPHFLFNALNSVSELVYQDPKKAEHAIIHISKFLRNAISKDSLIKLETEISMVQTYVNIENIRFDEKIVLNIENYDEYKNIKIPKFSIQLLVENAIKHGYLSEILNIDIKFLKDKIIVENDGKITKEINFGTGLTNLKSRLKLQKIGTLSANVLEDKMQFVIELK, encoded by the coding sequence ATGCAAAGCGTTGAATTAAAAATCACATTAAAAGATTGGATTTACATAACCATTATTGGTGCATTTTTTGGATTTTTTATTTCTTTGTGTTTTTATTTTTTAAGTTATGATTTACAAAATATTTCTACAATTATTTTTAGTACATCAAGTGCTATTTTTATCTCGTTATTTTCATTTTTTTTAATTACAATTTCGAATAAATTTATTCTTCCAAAGGTAAAACAGAAATTTTGGTATTTGATTAGTTTTATCTTTTCTTTTTTATCAGGTTTTTTAGGTTTTTCTTTTTCCTTTCTTCTTTTTTCCTTTGGTGATTTTAAAATTATTTATATTCTTTCATCTTTTTGGATTTATATTTCTATTACTATTGGATTTCTAACTTTTTTAGTTGGATTGATTTTACATCAATTTATTTCTATGAAATATAAAAATGAATCTATAAAAAGTCAAATGTTAGAGACAAAATTAAAAGCTTTGGAAAATGAACTTAATCCTCATTTCTTATTTAATGCTTTGAATTCTGTATCAGAACTAGTTTATCAAGACCCAAAGAAAGCGGAACATGCAATCATACATATTTCTAAATTCTTAAGAAATGCAATAAGTAAAGATAGTTTAATAAAACTTGAAACTGAGATTTCAATGGTGCAAACATATGTTAATATTGAAAATATAAGATTTGATGAAAAAATAGTTTTAAATATTGAAAATTATGATGAGTATAAAAATATTAAAATACCTAAGTTCTCAATTCAGCTACTTGTTGAAAATGCTATAAAGCATGGGTATTTATCAGAAATTTTAAATATAGATATTAAGTTTTTAAAAGATAAAATAATAGTAGAAAACGATGGAAAAATAACAAAAGAAATAAACTTTGGTACAGGTTTAACAAATTTAAAAAGTAGATTAAAATTACAGAAAATCGGTACTTTATCTGCTAATGTTTTAGAAGATAAAATGCAATTTGTAATTGAATTAAAATAG
- a CDS encoding DUF309 domain-containing protein: MDINLQLEEIILLLDQNKFVESHDIFEELWRKYKNNESTRKESFILKAFVNGSVSIELYKMQRFEHCSNVWNTYKKYEYLIDEIDSLNKKNYQKIKEIIYEKREKTIK, translated from the coding sequence ATGGATATAAATTTACAATTAGAAGAAATTATTCTGCTATTAGATCAAAATAAATTTGTAGAATCACATGATATTTTCGAAGAACTTTGGCGTAAGTACAAAAACAATGAATCAACAAGAAAAGAATCATTTATTTTAAAAGCCTTTGTTAATGGAAGTGTTAGCATAGAGTTATATAAAATGCAAAGATTTGAACACTGCTCAAATGTTTGGAATACCTATAAAAAATATGAATATTTAATAGATGAAATAGATAGTTTAAATAAAAAAAACTATCAAAAAATAAAAGAAATAATTTATGAAAAAAGAGAAAAAACCATAAAATGA
- a CDS encoding cryptochrome/photolyase family protein → MKQILWFRRDLRITDSAILHFAKDEVLPIFIFDKNILNKLSRDDKRVTFIYQSVLNLKKELKSIGLDLAIFHSSPKEVFESLKNEGFENILCSIDFDDYAKKRDEQIAQIIPIQTFTDSFITHPNDCLKADGTPYKVFTPYYKNLSFIWDSHKLIELDRNENLKLISFDYEKVPTLEELGFKAQKLVDFLQKSADELIKEFALKIDNYKVDRDFFDKNATSTLAVHLRFGLISPREAFNKIKKLRSGTENKEFFIRELFWREFYNYILYHFPRSEFENLNGINVNWNEDETVFQKWCEGKTGVPIIDAAMRHFNQTGTMHNRLRMIVSSYLTKNLLVNWKKGERYFASKLLDYEASSNIGSWQWAASTGADSVPYFRIFNPYLQSAKFDKEAVFIKSVLKELKDVEPKKIHSENGVQSNIFLDYPSQIVSIEFSRKRAIDEFKRANNEKN, encoded by the coding sequence ATGAAACAAATTTTATGGTTTAGACGAGATTTAAGAATCACAGATAGTGCAATTTTACATTTTGCAAAAGATGAAGTATTGCCTATTTTTATTTTTGACAAAAACATCTTGAATAAACTATCACGTGATGATAAAAGAGTTACTTTTATTTATCAAAGTGTTTTAAATCTAAAAAAAGAGTTAAAAAGTATTGGACTTGATTTAGCAATATTTCATTCAAGTCCAAAAGAAGTTTTTGAAAGTCTAAAAAATGAAGGCTTTGAAAATATTTTATGCTCTATAGATTTTGATGATTATGCTAAAAAAAGAGATGAGCAAATAGCTCAGATTATTCCTATTCAAACTTTTACAGATTCATTTATTACACATCCAAATGATTGTCTGAAAGCTGATGGAACACCTTATAAAGTTTTTACACCTTATTATAAAAATCTATCATTTATTTGGGATTCGCATAAACTAATAGAACTTGATAGAAATGAAAATCTAAAATTGATTTCTTTTGATTATGAAAAAGTACCAACTTTAGAAGAACTTGGCTTCAAAGCTCAAAAACTAGTAGATTTTTTACAAAAATCTGCAGATGAGTTAATTAAAGAATTTGCCCTAAAAATAGATAACTACAAAGTAGATAGAGATTTTTTTGATAAAAATGCAACTTCAACTTTAGCAGTTCATTTAAGATTTGGATTAATCTCGCCAAGAGAAGCTTTTAATAAAATAAAAAAGTTACGAAGTGGAACTGAAAATAAAGAATTTTTTATCAGAGAACTTTTTTGGAGAGAGTTTTATAATTATATTTTATATCATTTTCCAAGAAGTGAATTTGAAAACCTAAATGGTATAAATGTAAATTGGAATGAAGATGAAACAGTTTTTCAAAAATGGTGCGAAGGAAAAACAGGTGTTCCAATAATAGATGCAGCTATGAGACACTTTAATCAAACTGGAACTATGCATAATCGTCTTCGAATGATTGTCTCATCATATTTGACTAAAAATCTATTGGTAAATTGGAAAAAAGGTGAAAGATATTTTGCTTCTAAACTTCTTGATTATGAAGCTAGCTCAAATATAGGTTCTTGGCAGTGGGCAGCTAGCACTGGAGCTGATTCTGTACCATATTTTAGGATTTTTAATCCATATTTACAATCTGCGAAATTTGATAAAGAAGCGGTGTTTATAAAATCAGTATTAAAAGAGTTAAAAGATGTTGAGCCAAAAAAAATACATAGTGAAAATGGTGTTCAATCTAATATTTTCCTTGATTATCCTTCTCAAATTGTTAGTATAGAATTTTCTAGAAAAAGAGCAATAGATGAGTTTAAAAGAGCTAATAATGAAAAAAATTGA
- a CDS encoding glycine zipper 2TM domain-containing protein, which produces MKKILSILFISSSLVFAGNNNDIGLDTIVGATIGVAIGNQIGRGNGKDVARVAGGLIGATVANSTRDSRNYNNYDNDNYNRYNSYNSGNYERTTTYIRDDYYYYDDRYYYERRVPSSQVVVVYRDFDRPPPHRMIPRHHGPDRRWDRHPGPPRR; this is translated from the coding sequence ATGAAGAAAATATTATCAATACTTTTTATATCAAGTTCGCTAGTTTTTGCTGGAAATAATAATGATATAGGATTAGATACAATAGTTGGTGCAACAATAGGTGTAGCAATAGGTAATCAAATCGGTAGAGGAAATGGAAAGGATGTAGCTAGGGTTGCAGGTGGTTTAATTGGTGCAACGGTTGCAAATAGTACTAGAGATTCAAGAAATTATAATAACTATGACAATGATAATTATAATAGATACAACTCATATAATAGCGGTAATTATGAAAGAACTACAACATATATAAGAGATGATTACTATTACTATGATGATAGATATTATTATGAAAGAAGAGTTCCTTCATCTCAAGTAGTTGTTGTTTATAGAGATTTTGATAGACCGCCACCACATAGAATGATACCAAGGCATCATGGTCCAGATCGTAGATGGGATAGACATCCTGGTCCTCCTAGACGTTAG
- a CDS encoding DUF6364 family protein — protein sequence MAQITIYIDNNLEEKIKEVAKNTGQSISKYISNAIEQKLNNSWNEDIKNLSGSWNDFPTLEEIRNNTIDIKREEF from the coding sequence ATGGCACAAATAACAATTTATATAGATAATAATTTAGAAGAAAAAATAAAAGAAGTAGCTAAAAATACAGGGCAATCAATAAGTAAATATATCTCAAATGCAATTGAGCAAAAACTAAATAATAGTTGGAATGAAGATATAAAAAATTTAAGTGGTTCATGGAATGATTTTCCAACACTTGAAGAGATAAGAAATAATACAATAGACATAAAAAGAGAAGAGTTTTAA
- a CDS encoding DUF1104 domain-containing protein, whose protein sequence is MKKIALIFLFIVSSLFAKEDYSEMSTQELIAIIGYVKDANKDSFIKELNSRISTMTEDERNLYKETIEKLDQNEK, encoded by the coding sequence ATGAAAAAAATTGCCTTAATATTCCTTTTTATAGTGAGCTCTCTTTTTGCAAAAGAAGATTATTCTGAAATGAGCACTCAAGAACTAATAGCAATTATTGGTTATGTGAAAGATGCAAATAAAGATTCTTTTATAAAAGAATTAAATTCAAGAATTTCTACAATGACAGAAGATGAAAGAAATTTATATAAAGAAACTATAGAAAAGCTTGATCAAAATGAAAAATAA
- a CDS encoding flagellin — MEISSNSTINQNLYLNNNQTLNRIATGIELNQSSDNSSALAIANNLLAQGNGYSKAIENTNSAIASTQIASSAITEQSSILDNIKEKLLQASTDTTSQDGREMILKDIQSQLNQFDQIASSTNYNGQSLLQNSASDNSASQAQQYQAGLNSEDLIETTSVQANTEGLGLTALSSQDATSFTSSAAKGFLQSVDDAINSLNDIRSEFGSVQNQLESSNRNLMSQETSTLSAASATDTDYAKESANFSKQNIMGQIGAFSLAQGNNINQQMVTRLLS, encoded by the coding sequence ATGGAAATAAGTTCAAACTCAACGATAAACCAGAATCTTTATCTAAATAATAATCAAACCCTAAATAGAATAGCAACAGGTATTGAATTAAATCAATCAAGTGATAACTCTTCTGCCTTAGCAATTGCAAATAATCTTTTAGCTCAAGGGAATGGTTACTCAAAAGCTATAGAAAACACAAATTCAGCAATTGCATCAACACAAATAGCATCAAGTGCAATAACTGAACAATCAAGTATATTGGATAATATTAAAGAAAAACTTCTTCAAGCATCAACTGATACAACAAGTCAAGATGGAAGAGAAATGATTTTAAAAGATATTCAATCTCAACTTAATCAATTTGATCAAATTGCTAGTAGTACAAACTACAATGGACAATCGCTACTTCAAAATAGTGCAAGTGATAATTCAGCATCTCAAGCACAACAATATCAAGCTGGCTTAAACAGTGAAGATTTAATAGAAACAACTTCTGTTCAAGCAAATACAGAAGGTTTGGGATTAACAGCTCTCTCATCTCAAGATGCTACTTCATTTACTTCAAGTGCAGCAAAAGGATTTTTGCAAAGTGTAGATGATGCAATAAATAGTTTAAATGATATAAGAAGTGAATTTGGTTCTGTACAAAATCAGCTAGAAAGTTCAAATAGGAATTTAATGTCGCAAGAAACTAGTACTTTAAGTGCTGCTTCTGCAACTGATACAGACTATGCAAAAGAATCTGCAAATTTCTCAAAACAAAATATTATGGGACAAATTGGAGCTTTTAGTTTAGCTCAAGGAAATAATATAAATCAACAAATGGTAACTAGACTTCTTTCATAA
- a CDS encoding YbgA family protein: protein MKLGVSSCLIGTKCRYDGVGASDKFIVDILQKYFETVPYCPETIIWGSPREAIRQVQNEDGELRILTSTKKDPRDVTKELEDISVECANKVKDDDLCGFILKSASPTCGMERVKVYKPLNAPSVKNGVGLFAKQLKEKYPYLPMEEEGRLIDPWLRENFLMQIFAYQHFHEFLKSNPTFNDLVIFHTSYKYLIYAKAQKSYASLGKIVANHDKKQLGEVLEEYKEEFLKAISLKGSVSKTYNVLLHIFGYFKKLITKEEKDIILASLEEYKEKIIPLIAVMKLINLYVNRFDVQYLKVQKFLNPYPSELALRSDVKAYK, encoded by the coding sequence ATGAAACTAGGTGTATCATCTTGCTTAATTGGAACAAAATGTAGATATGATGGGGTTGGCGCAAGTGATAAATTTATAGTTGACATTTTACAAAAATATTTTGAAACTGTTCCCTATTGTCCTGAAACTATTATCTGGGGAAGCCCAAGGGAAGCTATTAGACAAGTTCAAAATGAAGATGGAGAATTACGAATTCTAACTTCTACAAAAAAAGATCCAAGAGATGTAACAAAAGAGTTAGAAGATATCTCAGTTGAATGTGCAAATAAAGTAAAAGATGATGATTTATGTGGATTTATTTTAAAATCAGCATCTCCAACTTGTGGAATGGAAAGGGTAAAAGTATATAAACCTTTAAATGCTCCAAGTGTTAAAAATGGAGTTGGATTATTTGCTAAACAATTAAAGGAGAAATATCCTTATTTACCTATGGAAGAAGAAGGAAGGTTAATCGATCCTTGGCTTAGGGAAAACTTCTTAATGCAAATTTTTGCATATCAACATTTTCATGAATTTTTAAAATCAAATCCTACTTTTAATGATCTTGTGATATTTCATACTTCATATAAATATCTAATCTACGCAAAAGCTCAAAAATCATATGCAAGTCTTGGAAAAATAGTTGCTAATCATGATAAAAAACAACTTGGCGAAGTTTTAGAAGAGTATAAAGAAGAGTTTTTAAAAGCTATTTCTTTAAAAGGAAGTGTAAGCAAAACATATAATGTATTACTTCATATTTTTGGATACTTTAAAAAGTTAATTACAAAAGAAGAAAAGGACATTATTTTAGCTAGTTTAGAAGAGTATAAAGAAAAAATCATTCCATTAATTGCAGTTATGAAACTAATCAACTTATATGTAAACAGATTTGATGTACAGTATTTAAAAGTACAAAAATTTTTAAATCCATATCCAAGTGAGTTAGCTCTAAGAAGTGATGTTAAGGCTTATAAGTAA
- a CDS encoding sensor histidine kinase, giving the protein MLVLKNSGIDLTSSETRTLLGFSLLYSFLVLVILSVVTFLYYQFQKDLMLQEKRQILQNYSNDFVIRLKDLHVNIDKHNIYPRNEKYESAIFDSDKKEIFSTLKSSNISLDDVIYSSGNQIHFIKEPESYYLGSKYIIIEIPDDHLWFEEIKYKMIISFLAAFLFMILIGYFISKLFLRPMRDALHLLDRFIKDTTHELNTPITAIITNIEMIDKSLLDEKLAKKINRIEIGAKTISNIYEDLTFVTLNNQIISNNEDLNLSNILKQRVDFFKSLAIMKKITFKLNIKDDVFLFCDNKKISKLIDNLLSNAIKYNKISGTIKIVLSENSFIIEDSGKGISAENLATLFERYTRFDKSVGGFGIGLNIVSLIAKEYNLKISVESEINIGTKVSITW; this is encoded by the coding sequence TTGTTAGTCTTAAAAAACTCGGGTATAGATTTAACCAGTAGTGAAACTAGAACACTTTTAGGATTTAGTCTTTTATACTCATTCCTAGTTTTAGTGATATTAAGTGTTGTTACATTTTTGTATTACCAATTTCAAAAAGATTTAATGCTTCAAGAAAAAAGACAAATTTTACAAAATTATTCAAACGATTTTGTTATTAGATTAAAAGATTTACACGTAAATATTGACAAACATAATATTTATCCAAGAAATGAAAAATACGAGTCAGCTATTTTTGATAGTGATAAAAAAGAGATATTCTCAACTTTAAAGTCATCAAATATTAGTTTGGATGATGTTATTTATTCAAGCGGGAATCAAATACATTTTATAAAAGAACCTGAATCATACTACTTAGGAAGTAAATATATAATCATTGAAATACCAGATGACCATCTTTGGTTTGAAGAGATTAAGTATAAAATGATTATTTCTTTTCTTGCAGCTTTTTTATTTATGATTCTTATTGGATACTTTATTTCAAAACTTTTCTTAAGACCTATGAGAGATGCATTACATCTTCTTGATAGATTTATTAAAGATACAACCCATGAATTAAATACTCCAATAACAGCAATAATTACTAATATCGAAATGATTGATAAAAGCTTATTGGATGAAAAGTTAGCAAAAAAAATAAATAGAATAGAAATAGGGGCAAAAACTATTTCAAATATTTATGAAGATTTGACTTTTGTTACATTAAATAATCAAATAATTTCAAATAATGAAGATCTTAATTTATCAAATATTTTAAAACAAAGGGTAGATTTCTTTAAAAGTTTAGCAATTATGAAAAAAATCACTTTTAAACTAAATATTAAAGATGATGTATTTTTATTTTGTGATAATAAAAAAATTTCAAAACTTATTGATAATCTTTTATCTAATGCAATTAAATACAATAAAATTTCAGGAACTATAAAAATAGTTCTAAGTGAAAATAGTTTTATTATAGAAGATAGTGGAAAAGGTATAAGTGCTGAAAATCTTGCTACATTATTTGAAAGATATACAAGATTTGATAAAAGTGTTGGTGGATTTGGAATAGGATTAAATATTGTTTCTTTGATTGCAAAAGAGTACAATTTGAAAATAAGTGTTGAATCTGAAATAAATATTGGAACAAAAGTGAGTATTACATGGTAA